A DNA window from Suncus etruscus isolate mSunEtr1 chromosome 8, mSunEtr1.pri.cur, whole genome shotgun sequence contains the following coding sequences:
- the LOC126015626 gene encoding FXYD domain-containing ion transport regulator 6-like, translating into MEVVLIFVCSLLAPAALVSAAEQEKDPFHYDYQSLRIGGLVFAVVLFLVGILLILSRRCKCSFNQKPRNRAPESRELRDHSVEGGSSKGDVDPFHYDYETVRKGGLIFAAIAFVLGLLIILSKSLRCGGKKHRPGDEDEL; encoded by the exons ATGGAGGTCGTGTTGATCTTTGTCTGCAGCCTGCTGGCTCCTGCTGCCCTGGTCAGTG CCGCTGAGCAGGAGAAGGACCCCTTCCATTATG ACTATCAGAGCCTGAGGATTGGGGGGCTGGTGTTTGCTGTGGTCCTGTTTCTGGTGGGGATCCTGCTGATCCTGA GTCGCAGATGCAAGTGCAGCTTTAATCAGAAGCCCCG CAACAGAGCCCCAGAAAGCAGAGAACTGAGGGATCACA GTGTAGAAG GAGGCAGCTCCAAGGGAGATGTGGACCCGTTTCACTATG aCTATGAGACTGTACGGAAGGGCGGCCTCATCTTCGCGGCCATCGCCTTTGTGCTGGGCCTCCTCATCATCCTCA gCAAAAGTCTGCGATGTGGAGGCAAGAAACATCG GCCAGGAGATGAAGATGAGCTGTGA